GGGAATCGCCACGGCGCTCATGGTGGCGGCGGTGGCGGTGTTTGACCCGCTGATGGCCGAGAAGGCCGCCGAGGCGAGGATCGTCGTCATGGCGAGTCCGCCGCGCTTGTGGCCGAACCACTTGTAGGTGGCGTGGTAGAGGCTGTTGTTGTAGCCGGCGTAGTGGACGATTTCCCCTACGAGGATGAAGAGAGGAATCACCGTCAGCCCATAGTTGGAGAAGCTCCCCCAGAGTTCCGAGCCGACCATGGCGAAGGCCGCATCGAAGTTCGTCATGGCCGCGATGCCTAAGAATCCGACGAGCAGAAGGGTGAAGGCGGCGGGCACCCGCAGCACGAAAAGCATGAAAAACATTGCCAGGATACCGTAGACCCCGGCCATCGGACCATTCACTCCCCATCCTCCCTGCCGCGCAGCAGCGCCTTCATGAAATCGAGAAACAGCACCCCGGTCAGGGCGGCGAAGCCGGCCGCCACCACGTAGACGAAGGGGTAGTAGGTGAACTGGAGGGTTTCCGACAGCTCTCCCGACTCGCGGAGTTTGTCGCCCCAGACCCAGACCTGCCAGGAGACGATGCCGAACAGGGCGCAGGTGATTGCATAGTTAACCGCGTCGAGCACCCGTTTCACTGGAGCCGGAAACTTCTCCGAGAGGATGTCCACCACGATGTGATCTTTCCGCCGCTGGGTGTGCGCCAGGGCACCGGCTATAACGACGGCGCCCAGGAAAGAGACGATCTCGTAGGTGCCCGCAAAGGGCTCGGCGGTGATGCGCAACGCCACGTTGCCCGTGGCCAGGAGCACCAGCGCCAGGAGCGCCGTGCCGCCGAGGACCATGAATGATTTGGATATGATGCCGAGAAATCGTTCCATGTTTTAAGTCCGTGACCAGGGACCGGGGACCGGTAAAAGCCTTTAGCTTTTTGCCTTTCCCGGTCCCCGGTCCCCGCTTTTTACCGTTTTTCGTACTTCTTTTTGAACACCTGGACATCCGCCACGATCTGCTTGCCGTTAAGCCCCTGGGCGCTCACCTTCTTGACGTAGTTGTCAATCATCGGCGACAGGAGCTGGTTGACCCGCTGCTGGTCTTCGGCCGGCAGGGTGAAGACCTGGTGGCGGTAATTGTTCTTCGACCATGCGAGGGAATCCCGGACATGCCGGTCGACGTACTCGCCGGTCCAGGCCGCCTGCTCGCGGGAGAGGCCGTCCAGCGCCCTCTTTACGTCGGCGGGGAGCGAGTTCCACTTGGCCTTGTTCATTACAACCGCAAATGAGACCACCGGCAGGTTCGCAATGGTGGCATAGGGGGTGTAGCTGGCGAATTTCAGGTCCTGGAGGATTTCCAGTGACGAGATCATCCCCTTTACGATCCCCTTCTGGATCGCTTCCGGCGTTTCGGATTGCGGCATTGCAACGGGCACTGCTCCGAGGCGTTTGGCAACTTCGGCACTCGTTCCGGCAACCCGCAGTTCCATCCCCTTAAGGTCGGCAAGGCGCTTTACC
The nucleotide sequence above comes from Geobacter benzoatilyticus. Encoded proteins:
- a CDS encoding TRAP transporter small permease, with protein sequence MERFLGIISKSFMVLGGTALLALVLLATGNVALRITAEPFAGTYEIVSFLGAVVIAGALAHTQRRKDHIVVDILSEKFPAPVKRVLDAVNYAITCALFGIVSWQVWVWGDKLRESGELSETLQFTYYPFVYVVAAGFAALTGVLFLDFMKALLRGREDGE
- a CDS encoding TRAP transporter substrate-binding protein, whose translation is MMKRLHLLTLSLIICVIVLASGAAHAASVIKLTYANFPPAATFPCVQMERWAKEVEKRTGGKVKVQTFPGGTLLNAKNIFEGVTSGIADIGNFAMSYQPGRFPVSEAVDLPFGFTSSRVASLVLYDLIEKYKPREFDKVKVLTVFTCPPTNFMTKAPVKRLADLKGMELRVAGTSAEVAKRLGAVPVAMPQSETPEAIQKGIVKGMISSLEILQDLKFASYTPYATIANLPVVSFAVVMNKAKWNSLPADVKRALDGLSREQAAWTGEYVDRHVRDSLAWSKNNYRHQVFTLPAEDQQRVNQLLSPMIDNYVKKVSAQGLNGKQIVADVQVFKKKYEKR